A stretch of the Vanacampus margaritifer isolate UIUO_Vmar chromosome 6, RoL_Vmar_1.0, whole genome shotgun sequence genome encodes the following:
- the LOC144053176 gene encoding uncharacterized protein LOC144053176 isoform X4: protein MFNWVVKVVPHPPGSPQTDADIKNPAGIKQEGSKSRDAKSPPLKNTGDASEDSQSQAGVLGWLSNGFASTLPQPAGSPHLDSKSVVDGERSGVIGWVTHSLTKVLPQPDDKYREVNDCNQEEHTEVYEVTTMPDYDPLPHIPVVEMVSEDEAEEESQSVFPPNVVTWIKQKIPQPILIPANSVPIEPKPKKTPRSSLDKSTYFTFLVLSPPPESLSGISLDTDSKASAVVGWFVSGLGLKLPQPVLPLQNDTEPTADVLKKASTKLNPDMVLEDVDSDNEGHDTSAHTQQTVAQRRRSSSSMHLHRCAETSQVPQSSHPALAQILREDAETQTGRWTPLVESIRREAEGVALATMEERLLQEREEMALIAAEVARQAAEMAVRQLASEGQSIKLSLGSQELLEEPDAELQVLQQGNHLVIIAKEELLVVEEQEESNAEEETIIEEDKGEPKKEVEPRAISPSPPPGPQPVKASESERVQQAAVQRQEEISQAEPVTQQPQKADKDIQDAKTDEKRNATEDECGGSSRLSLRPAVTVEDVDSHCEKAGDGKGKELLTPQDPRLTTLTVPVAPTGGRQSKGDKDRRLQSQSEDDDEEARVPVRAWASQSSIHSFDDPLRERPSSSASQTSTAVNERLQELVRMFKERTEKAKEKLIDPDSSDEDSIILSPPKAPALQPAPATQPVDKEDADELPGPSGGRADSEADEEKSDRQVKSTRRTRASARFRFPASIDPFTTWNWNVWFIPVRWAFPYQTPGNIYYWLLTDYLCDLIYILDITVFQPRLQFVRGGDIVCDTKEMRKNYMKTKRFKFDVASLVPLELFYFRTGINPLLRLPRLLKINSFFEFNERLEAILTKAYVYRVIRTTTYLLYCLHCNACLYYWGSAYKGLGSTKWVYNGKGNSYIRCYYFAVKTLITIGGLPDPTTLFEIVFQLINYFVGVFTFSIMIGQMRDVVGAATASQTYYRTCMDNTIKYMSSYRIPKDVQNRVKTWYNYTWQSQGMLDEQELLTQLPDKMRLDIAIDVNYSIVSKVPLFQGCDQQMIFDMLKSLRSVVYLPGDYVCKKGEVGREMYIIKAGEVQVVGGPDGKTVFVTLSAGSVFGEISLLAVGGGNRRTANVIAHGFANLFILDKKDLNEILVHYPESKKLLRKKARKMLTKGKKPEAKEAVKEPAQVQATPVRPETPKLLRAALEMTEKSSGLKGAMAQVKEKTNKSNVSLQASMSSLLPSPVSTPSATPASSTAFFSTFACFNDNSDLSLSLAEDVPPVAHRHECMPEEEEGGKKV, encoded by the exons ATGTTCAACTGGGTGGTGAAAGTGGTGCCCCATCCCCCTGGATCTCCTCAAACCGATGCAGATATCAAGAATCCTGCTGGG ATTAAACAGGAAGGCTCCAAAAGCAGAGATG CCAAGAGTCCTCCACTGAAGAATACAGGTGATGCTTCAGAGGACAg TCAGTCGCAGGCGGGAGTCTTAGGTTGGCTGTCCAATGGCTTTGCAAGCACCCTGCCTCAGCCCGCTGGCTCCCCTCACCTCGACAGCAAG TCTGTTGTGGATGGAGAAAG GTCCGGAGTGATAGGATGGGTCACTCATAGTCTGACCAAGGTGCTGCCACAACCTGACGACAAGTACAGAGAAGTCAACGATTGCAACCAAGAGGAGCACACGGag GTGTATGAAGTTACAACAATGCCAG ATTATGACCCGCTCCCACAcatcccagtggtggaaatggTATCAGAAGACGAGGCAGAGGAGGAAAGTCAGTCCGTATTCCCCCCAAA CGTGGTGACGTGGATAAAGCAGAAGATCCCTCAACCGATTCTAATCCCTGCCAATTCCGTGCCCATTGAGCCCAAACCCAAAAAGACTCCCCGCTCATCTTTGGACAAAAGTACATACTTTACGTTCCTTG TTCTTTCTCCACCTCCTGAATCTCTCAGTGGAATCTCACTGGACACTGATAGCAAGGCCTCAGC GGTGGTTGGCTGGTTCGTGTCAGGGCTTGGCTTGAAGCTCCCTCAGCCTGTTCTTCCACTGCAAAATGACACTGAG CCCACGGCAGATGTTCTAAAGAAAG CCTCTACCAAACTCAATCCTGACATGGTGTTAGAAGACGTGGATTCAGACAACGAGGGTCACGACACGTCAGCTCACACGCAGCAGACCGTGGCACAGAGGAGACGGTCCAGTTCTTCCATGCACCTCCACAGGTGTGCTGAGACAAGCCAAGTACCACAATCATCCCATCCGGCTTTGGCTCAAATTCTTCGGGAGGATGCGGAGACCCAGACAGGCCGCTGGACACCGCTCGTTGAAAGCATCAGGCGGGAGGCCGAGGGTGTGGCTTTAGCCACCATGGAGGAACG TTTGCTGCAGGAGCGCGAGGAGATGGCCCTCATAGCCGCAGAAGTGGCGAGACAGGCGGCCGAGATGGCCGTCCGACAGCTGGCCAGCGAGGGTCAGTCCATCAAACTCTCACTGGGGAGCCAAGAACTGCTGGAAGAGCCTGATGCAGA ACTGCAAGTTTTACAACAAGGGAATCATCTAGTCATCATTGC AAAAGAAGAGCTTCTTGTTGTTGAGGAGCAGGAAGAAAGCAACGCTGAAGAGGAAACCATCATTGAAGAAG ACAAAGGAGAGCCCAAAAAGGAGGTCGAGCCACGAGCGATATCCCCATCTCCCCCTCCCGGACCCCAACCAGTGAAGGCCTCTGAGTCGGAGCGTGTTCAACAAGCGGCGGTCCAGAGACAAGAAGAGATTTCACAAGCTGAGCCTGTAACCCAGCAGCCACAAAAAGCTGACAAAGACATTCAAGACGCCAAGACTGATGAAAAA AGGAATGCCACCGAAGACGAGTGTGGGG GCAGTTCTAGACTCAGCCTCCGTCCAGCAGTCACCGTCGAGGATGTCGACTCGCACTGCGAGAAAGCTGGGGATGGAAAAGGGAAGGAACTCCTCACCCCGCAAGATCCTAGACTAACAACCTTGACTGTCCCCGTCGCCCCAACAGGAGGTCGGCAGAG CAAAGGAGATAAAGA TAGGAGGCTGCAATCTCAaagtgaagatgatgatgaggaagCACGCGTCCCGGTCAGAGCCTGGGCCAGCCAGTCCAGCATCCACAGCTTTGATGACCC CTTGCGAGAACGTCCGTCATCGTCCGCCAGTCAGACCAGTACGGCGGTCAATGAGCGCCTTCAGGAGCTGGTCCGCATGTTTAAAGAGAGGACGGAGAAGGCAAAAGAGAAACTCATAGACCCTGACAGCTCTGATGAGGACAGCATCATCCTCT CTCCTCCAAAGGCCCCAGCGCTGCAGCCTGCTCCAGCTACTCAGCCTGTGGACAAGGAAGATGCTGACGAGCTCCCTGGTCCATCAGGAGGAAGAGCCGACAGTGAGGCAGATGAGGAGAAGTCCGACCGTCAGGTGAAATCCACTCGACGGACACGAGCCTCAGCGCGCTTCCGCTTCCCCGCCAGCATCGACCCTTTCACCA CGTGGAACTGGAATGTGTGGTTCATCCCAGTGCGTTGGGCTTTCCCCTACCAGACTCCAGGCAATATTTACTACTGGCTGCTGACTGACTACCTTTGTGACCTCATTTACATCCTGGACATCACCGTCTTTCAGCCACGTCTGCAGTTTGTCCGTGGAGGGGACATAGTT TGTGACACAAAAGAAATGAGAAAGAATTACATGAAAACCAAACGTTTCAAG TTTGATGTGGCCAGTCTTGTTCCGCTAGAGCTCTTCTATTTCAGAACTGGCATCAATCCTCTTCTGCGCCTGCCCCGGTTACTCAAG ATCAACTCGTTCTTTGAATTCAATGAGCGTTTAGAGGCCATCTTGACCAAAGCCTACGTCTACAG GGTGATCCGGACCACCACGTATCTTCTCTATTGTCTCCACTGCAACGCCTGCCTCTACTACTGGGGCTCCGCCTACAAAGGATTGGGCTCCACTAAGTGGGTGTACAACGGCAAAGGCAACAG TTACATTCGCTGTTACTACTTTGCGGTAAAGACCCTCATCACCATTGGGGGGCTGCCGGATCCTACCACCCTGTTTGAGATTGTCTTCCAGCTCATCAACTACTTTGTGGGAGTCTTTACCTTTTCTATCATGATTGGCCAG ATGCGTGACGTAGTTGGTGCGGCCACAGCTAGTCAGACATACTACCGTACCTGTATGGACAACACCATTAAATACATGTCTTCATATCGCATCCCCAAAGATGTCCAGAACAGAGTCAAAACCTGGTACAACTACACCTGGCAATCGCAAGGGATGCTGG ACGAGCAAGAGCTGCTGACTCAGTTGCCAGATAAGATGCGTCTAGACATCGCCATAGATGTCAATTACTCCATCGTCAGCAAGGTCCCTCTCTTTCAG GGCTGCGATCAGCAGATGATCTTTGATATGTTAAAGAGCCTGCGCTCAGTTGTCTACCTGCCAGGGGATTATGTCTGCAAAAAG GGTGAGGTCGGTCGGGAGATGTACATCATCAAGGCAGGAGAGGTGCAGGTGGTTGGAGGACCAGATGGGAAGACCGTTTTTGTCACTCTCAGTGCCGGCTCCGTCTTTGGCGAGATTAG TTTGCTCGCAGTGGGCGGGGGCAACAGGCGTACCGCCAACGTGATCGCTCACGGCTTTGCCAATCTCTTCATCCTGGACAAGAAAGACCTGAATGAGATTTTGGTCCACTATCCTGAATCCAAGAAACTGCTGCGCAAGAAAGCCAG AAAGATGCTGACGAAGGGGAAGAAACCTGAGGCCAAAGAAGCAGTCAAGGAGCCTGCCCAGGTCCAGGCCACCCCTGTCAGGCCCGAGACTCCCAAGCTCCTGAGAGCGGCCCTAGAGATGACCGAGAAATCCAGTGGACTCAAAGGGGCCATGGCACAAGTCAAAGAGAAGACTAACAAGTCCAACGTCTCGCTGCAG GCATCCATGTCATCCCTGCTTCCATCCCCCGTTTCCACGCCCTCAGCCACTCCCGCCAGCTCCACCGCATTTTTCTCCACCTTCGCCTGCTTCAATGACAACTCGGACTTGTCGCTTTCCCTCGCGGAGGATGTGCCGCCAGTGGCTCACAGGCACGAGTGTATgcctgaggaggaggagggtgggaAGAAGGTGTGA
- the LOC144053176 gene encoding cyclic nucleotide-gated channel beta-1-like isoform X1 produces MFNWVVKVVPHPPGSPQTDADIKNPAGIKQEGSKSRDAKSPPLKNTGDASEDSQSQAGVLGWLSNGFASTLPQPAGSPHLDSKSVVDGERSGVIGWVTHSLTKVLPQPDDKYREVNDCNQEEHTEVYEVTTMPDYDPLPHIPVVEMVSEDEAEEESQSVFPPNVVTWIKQKIPQPILIPANSVPIEPKPKKTPRSSLDKSTYFTFLVLSPPPESLSGISLDTDSKASAVVGWFVSGLGLKLPQPVLPLQNDTEPTADVLKKASTKLNPDMVLEDVDSDNEGHDTSAHTQQTVAQRRRSSSSMHLHRCAETSQVPQSSHPALAQILREDAETQTGRWTPLVESIRREAEGVALATMEERLLQEREEMALIAAEVARQAAEMAVRQLASEGQSIKLSLGSQELLEEPDAELQVLQQGNHLVIIAKEELLVVEEQEESNAEEETIIEEDKGEPKKEVEPRAISPSPPPGPQPVKASESERVQQAAVQRQEEISQAEPVTQQPQKADKDIQDAKTDEKRNATEDECGGSSRLSLRPAVTVEDVDSHCEKAGDGKGKELLTPQDPRLTTLTVPVAPTGGRQSKGDKDRRLQSQSEDDDEEARVPVRAWASQSSIHSFDDPLRERPSSSASQTSTAVNERLQELVRMFKERTEKAKEKLIDPDSSDEDSIILSPPKAPALQPAPATQPVDKEDADELPGPSGGRADSEADEEKSDRQVKSTRRTRASARFRFPASIDPFTNLMYVLWMFLVSLAWNWNVWFIPVRWAFPYQTPGNIYYWLLTDYLCDLIYILDITVFQPRLQFVRGGDIVCDTKEMRKNYMKTKRFKFDVASLVPLELFYFRTGINPLLRLPRLLKINSFFEFNERLEAILTKAYVYRVIRTTTYLLYCLHCNACLYYWGSAYKGLGSTKWVYNGKGNSYIRCYYFAVKTLITIGGLPDPTTLFEIVFQLINYFVGVFTFSIMIGQMRDVVGAATASQTYYRTCMDNTIKYMSSYRIPKDVQNRVKTWYNYTWQSQGMLDEQELLTQLPDKMRLDIAIDVNYSIVSKVPLFQGCDQQMIFDMLKSLRSVVYLPGDYVCKKGEVGREMYIIKAGEVQVVGGPDGKTVFVTLSAGSVFGEISLLAVGGGNRRTANVIAHGFANLFILDKKDLNEILVHYPESKKLLRKKARKMLTKGKKPEAKEAVKEPAQVQATPVRPETPKLLRAALEMTEKSSGLKGAMAQVKEKTNKSNVSLQASMSSLLPSPVSTPSATPASSTAFFSTFACFNDNSDLSLSLAEDVPPVAHRHECMPEEEEGGKKV; encoded by the exons ATGTTCAACTGGGTGGTGAAAGTGGTGCCCCATCCCCCTGGATCTCCTCAAACCGATGCAGATATCAAGAATCCTGCTGGG ATTAAACAGGAAGGCTCCAAAAGCAGAGATG CCAAGAGTCCTCCACTGAAGAATACAGGTGATGCTTCAGAGGACAg TCAGTCGCAGGCGGGAGTCTTAGGTTGGCTGTCCAATGGCTTTGCAAGCACCCTGCCTCAGCCCGCTGGCTCCCCTCACCTCGACAGCAAG TCTGTTGTGGATGGAGAAAG GTCCGGAGTGATAGGATGGGTCACTCATAGTCTGACCAAGGTGCTGCCACAACCTGACGACAAGTACAGAGAAGTCAACGATTGCAACCAAGAGGAGCACACGGag GTGTATGAAGTTACAACAATGCCAG ATTATGACCCGCTCCCACAcatcccagtggtggaaatggTATCAGAAGACGAGGCAGAGGAGGAAAGTCAGTCCGTATTCCCCCCAAA CGTGGTGACGTGGATAAAGCAGAAGATCCCTCAACCGATTCTAATCCCTGCCAATTCCGTGCCCATTGAGCCCAAACCCAAAAAGACTCCCCGCTCATCTTTGGACAAAAGTACATACTTTACGTTCCTTG TTCTTTCTCCACCTCCTGAATCTCTCAGTGGAATCTCACTGGACACTGATAGCAAGGCCTCAGC GGTGGTTGGCTGGTTCGTGTCAGGGCTTGGCTTGAAGCTCCCTCAGCCTGTTCTTCCACTGCAAAATGACACTGAG CCCACGGCAGATGTTCTAAAGAAAG CCTCTACCAAACTCAATCCTGACATGGTGTTAGAAGACGTGGATTCAGACAACGAGGGTCACGACACGTCAGCTCACACGCAGCAGACCGTGGCACAGAGGAGACGGTCCAGTTCTTCCATGCACCTCCACAGGTGTGCTGAGACAAGCCAAGTACCACAATCATCCCATCCGGCTTTGGCTCAAATTCTTCGGGAGGATGCGGAGACCCAGACAGGCCGCTGGACACCGCTCGTTGAAAGCATCAGGCGGGAGGCCGAGGGTGTGGCTTTAGCCACCATGGAGGAACG TTTGCTGCAGGAGCGCGAGGAGATGGCCCTCATAGCCGCAGAAGTGGCGAGACAGGCGGCCGAGATGGCCGTCCGACAGCTGGCCAGCGAGGGTCAGTCCATCAAACTCTCACTGGGGAGCCAAGAACTGCTGGAAGAGCCTGATGCAGA ACTGCAAGTTTTACAACAAGGGAATCATCTAGTCATCATTGC AAAAGAAGAGCTTCTTGTTGTTGAGGAGCAGGAAGAAAGCAACGCTGAAGAGGAAACCATCATTGAAGAAG ACAAAGGAGAGCCCAAAAAGGAGGTCGAGCCACGAGCGATATCCCCATCTCCCCCTCCCGGACCCCAACCAGTGAAGGCCTCTGAGTCGGAGCGTGTTCAACAAGCGGCGGTCCAGAGACAAGAAGAGATTTCACAAGCTGAGCCTGTAACCCAGCAGCCACAAAAAGCTGACAAAGACATTCAAGACGCCAAGACTGATGAAAAA AGGAATGCCACCGAAGACGAGTGTGGGG GCAGTTCTAGACTCAGCCTCCGTCCAGCAGTCACCGTCGAGGATGTCGACTCGCACTGCGAGAAAGCTGGGGATGGAAAAGGGAAGGAACTCCTCACCCCGCAAGATCCTAGACTAACAACCTTGACTGTCCCCGTCGCCCCAACAGGAGGTCGGCAGAG CAAAGGAGATAAAGA TAGGAGGCTGCAATCTCAaagtgaagatgatgatgaggaagCACGCGTCCCGGTCAGAGCCTGGGCCAGCCAGTCCAGCATCCACAGCTTTGATGACCC CTTGCGAGAACGTCCGTCATCGTCCGCCAGTCAGACCAGTACGGCGGTCAATGAGCGCCTTCAGGAGCTGGTCCGCATGTTTAAAGAGAGGACGGAGAAGGCAAAAGAGAAACTCATAGACCCTGACAGCTCTGATGAGGACAGCATCATCCTCT CTCCTCCAAAGGCCCCAGCGCTGCAGCCTGCTCCAGCTACTCAGCCTGTGGACAAGGAAGATGCTGACGAGCTCCCTGGTCCATCAGGAGGAAGAGCCGACAGTGAGGCAGATGAGGAGAAGTCCGACCGTCAGGTGAAATCCACTCGACGGACACGAGCCTCAGCGCGCTTCCGCTTCCCCGCCAGCATCGACCCTTTCACCA ATTTAATGTACGTCCTGTGGATGTTCTTGGTATCTCTAGCGTGGAACTGGAATGTGTGGTTCATCCCAGTGCGTTGGGCTTTCCCCTACCAGACTCCAGGCAATATTTACTACTGGCTGCTGACTGACTACCTTTGTGACCTCATTTACATCCTGGACATCACCGTCTTTCAGCCACGTCTGCAGTTTGTCCGTGGAGGGGACATAGTT TGTGACACAAAAGAAATGAGAAAGAATTACATGAAAACCAAACGTTTCAAG TTTGATGTGGCCAGTCTTGTTCCGCTAGAGCTCTTCTATTTCAGAACTGGCATCAATCCTCTTCTGCGCCTGCCCCGGTTACTCAAG ATCAACTCGTTCTTTGAATTCAATGAGCGTTTAGAGGCCATCTTGACCAAAGCCTACGTCTACAG GGTGATCCGGACCACCACGTATCTTCTCTATTGTCTCCACTGCAACGCCTGCCTCTACTACTGGGGCTCCGCCTACAAAGGATTGGGCTCCACTAAGTGGGTGTACAACGGCAAAGGCAACAG TTACATTCGCTGTTACTACTTTGCGGTAAAGACCCTCATCACCATTGGGGGGCTGCCGGATCCTACCACCCTGTTTGAGATTGTCTTCCAGCTCATCAACTACTTTGTGGGAGTCTTTACCTTTTCTATCATGATTGGCCAG ATGCGTGACGTAGTTGGTGCGGCCACAGCTAGTCAGACATACTACCGTACCTGTATGGACAACACCATTAAATACATGTCTTCATATCGCATCCCCAAAGATGTCCAGAACAGAGTCAAAACCTGGTACAACTACACCTGGCAATCGCAAGGGATGCTGG ACGAGCAAGAGCTGCTGACTCAGTTGCCAGATAAGATGCGTCTAGACATCGCCATAGATGTCAATTACTCCATCGTCAGCAAGGTCCCTCTCTTTCAG GGCTGCGATCAGCAGATGATCTTTGATATGTTAAAGAGCCTGCGCTCAGTTGTCTACCTGCCAGGGGATTATGTCTGCAAAAAG GGTGAGGTCGGTCGGGAGATGTACATCATCAAGGCAGGAGAGGTGCAGGTGGTTGGAGGACCAGATGGGAAGACCGTTTTTGTCACTCTCAGTGCCGGCTCCGTCTTTGGCGAGATTAG TTTGCTCGCAGTGGGCGGGGGCAACAGGCGTACCGCCAACGTGATCGCTCACGGCTTTGCCAATCTCTTCATCCTGGACAAGAAAGACCTGAATGAGATTTTGGTCCACTATCCTGAATCCAAGAAACTGCTGCGCAAGAAAGCCAG AAAGATGCTGACGAAGGGGAAGAAACCTGAGGCCAAAGAAGCAGTCAAGGAGCCTGCCCAGGTCCAGGCCACCCCTGTCAGGCCCGAGACTCCCAAGCTCCTGAGAGCGGCCCTAGAGATGACCGAGAAATCCAGTGGACTCAAAGGGGCCATGGCACAAGTCAAAGAGAAGACTAACAAGTCCAACGTCTCGCTGCAG GCATCCATGTCATCCCTGCTTCCATCCCCCGTTTCCACGCCCTCAGCCACTCCCGCCAGCTCCACCGCATTTTTCTCCACCTTCGCCTGCTTCAATGACAACTCGGACTTGTCGCTTTCCCTCGCGGAGGATGTGCCGCCAGTGGCTCACAGGCACGAGTGTATgcctgaggaggaggagggtgggaAGAAGGTGTGA